Genomic window (Megamonas funiformis):
GAGAAATGCTCACCGCTTTATCTAAATCAAATTTTTCCCCTTGATAATAATACTCTACGTCAGATTTTCCATTTTGTGCTTGAGCCATACCTCCCAAACAACTAGTCAATACTAGCCCACTACAAGCAATTATCTGCCAAAACTTTTTCAAAACACCATCTCCTTTTAGTAAAAATTTATTTATTAATTAAAACAAAGTAGCAAGATTTTACCCTGCTACTTTATTTAATTTATCTTATTATCTTAGAAAGTCCATTCTGCACCCAAACGCCAAATCATACCATCTAAACCAATATCACTAATTTTTTTATCAAAAATATTATCTACACCTGCATAAACTCTATTTCCTTCACCAAATTTTTTATTGAGTACAAAATTAGTTGTATTAAAATTATAATCATTATCATCATAATGGTATTTATTAGTCCATTGTTGCCATAAAATCGCACTATATCCCCAATCATCATGATCATCATATAATAATTGCAATGTAGTCATATTTCTTGCTCTATTATCTAAACGATCACCACTCACTTTATCTGTTGCATCAAGCCAGTTACTTGTTGCTTTTATTGTCCATTTATCGTCTAAATTGCGACCAATTTCCATTTCCACACCATCAATTTCAGCTTCATCTACATTTATATATCTCTGATCATAATAACTACTACCTATTTGTTTTGTAGTGATTAAATTTTTAACATCATTATTGAAATATGTTAATTTACCAAAATTATTATCTTTTTCAGCTTCAAAACTGATATCCCATGAAGTAGATTTTTCTGGTTTTAAATCTGGATTGCCATAAACATTGACAGTTTGCCCACCCATTGCACGATGCATTGCCATATATAATTCACTAATAGTTGGAGCTTTGAAGCCTTTACCCCAATTAGCTTTAATGCGACTATTATCACTGATAAAATATGTCGCACCTATTTTTGGTGTAACTTCCCCACCAAAAGAACTATCATGGTCATAACGCATAGATGGAATTACTAATAATTTATCATTCACTTGCCATTCATCTTGGATATATCCTGCCCATGTATTTATTTCTTTATCTGAATAATATTTATTACTCACTATTCCATTTCCTGATTGACTTACTTGATGTACATTATCACCTCCATCACTCAAACGAGTACCTTCGACTTTATTTTGACGATATTCGCCACCAAATGTCAAAAGATGATTATCACTTAATTGCACAGTATTTTTACCTTCTATGCCCCAAAGCGTATAAGTGGATTTATCCCAATCATATTTTGGATACATTGAACCCAAAATATTTTCCATTGGTCCTGGAAAATTATTGCGATAATTATATAAATTATTTTCTTTATCCAATCTACTATAAAAAGTCCTAATCATATAATCACTATTATCAGTTTTGCCACTATAGCCTAAGCTATAATCATATCTTCTATAATCATACCATTCTTTTTTATCCTTACTAGTTTGAAAAACACCTGTTGATGTATATTTATCAGCATAATCTGCTTTTGTATGTTCATTATAATAGCCAAGCGTCAAATCAATTTCTTTATCATTGCCTAAATCCCATGTTCCAGCAAAATTAAAATCTTGAATAGGGCCATAATAATTACTGCCTTCGTCTCCGGCTTGCATATTCTTGCGTACATCACTAAAACGCATATCAAAAGTAGAACT
Coding sequences:
- a CDS encoding TonB-dependent receptor plug domain-containing protein — protein: MRLSTKKQQTLLTLSVLLGLSSPVYAQDIQNNDVIVTPDVVVTATRTQEEVKAVPQTVEVITKEDIEQLGATDVYSALRLAANVDVTSAGMAGHNVMIRGMSTNHTLILIDGKRFAGEDTSATQNVYALGRLSLSNIERIEIVRGSASAQYGSDALGGVINIITKKSKEPSVMVGLSTGSEAINNYYHIDFGKQGNFSSTFDMRFSDVRKNMQAGDEGSNYYGPIQDFNFAGTWDLGNDKEIDLTLGYYNEHTKADYADKYTSTGVFQTSKDKKEWYDYRRYDYSLGYSGKTDNSDYMIRTFYSRLDKENNLYNYRNNFPGPMENILGSMYPKYDWDKSTYTLWGIEGKNTVQLSDNHLLTFGGEYRQNKVEGTRLSDGGDNVHQVSQSGNGIVSNKYYSDKEINTWAGYIQDEWQVNDKLLVIPSMRYDHDSSFGGEVTPKIGATYFISDNSRIKANWGKGFKAPTISELYMAMHRAMGGQTVNVYGNPDLKPEKSTSWDISFEAEKDNNFGKLTYFNNDVKNLITTKQIGSSYYDQRYINVDEAEIDGVEMEIGRNLDDKWTIKATSNWLDATDKVSGDRLDNRARNMTTLQLLYDDHDDWGYSAILWQQWTNKYHYDDNDYNFNTTNFVLNKKFGEGNRVYAGVDNIFDKKISDIGLDGMIWRLGAEWTF